The region AAACgcaaaaaaaacgccgctaatgattgcgtcgctaactttagcggcgctttttccacaaacgctgctaaagactaggacctttagcggcgcttttaccacaaacgccgctaaagaccaaaacctttagcgacgcttttcccacaaacgccgctaacgaccatgacctttagtggcgctttttcacaaacgccgctaaagaccaggacctttagcggcgcttttcccacaaacgccgctaaagactagGAGCTTTAGCCGCGCTTTTAccacaaacaccgctaaaaacatgacttaaaaaaatattttaattaaataataaatatttctattataaatattatattatgttttattttaaaaatttaaactttaaactatatacttttaaggataaaaaatattaaattaaaatttctattaaaattttaactttaaagctaaatataaaaattaatgaatttaaattaagaaaattaaaacaagTTACATTCTATATTAGAATTACATAAGAAAATTGTTTACATTCTATATTAGAATTACATAAGTTCTGTTTACAAGTTACATTCTATATTAGAAAATTGTTTACAAGTTACATTCTCTCATGACCAACTCTCAAAATCAACTCTTTAAGGGATCATTTTTCCCTTAACTCGGTGTAACCGAGTTGCAAAATGTGGTTTTTCCATACTTTTCTTGCCATCCTACATGTAGCAGTAGCAGTAGCAGCCCAGTACTTACCAGCAGAAATGCTTACGATTGTTTTCTCACAAAGGGAATATAGCTGTACAAATTCATCCAAATGAAGTAAATAAAAGCTTCACTCCAGGGGAAGTTAAAATCAACAAAGACAATGGAATAGAACCTGTTGGCATCTAAGATGAGGATCTGAGGAAACCCAATAAAATAATGCTCCATCTTCAGTAATAGCCAAGCTATGTACCATCCCGGCAGCTATTGCAACCACAGAACCCAAGTACAGTCAAGGCCTCAAGGGCATAGATGAAGGCTACTACAGCAGGCTCAGAATGAGAAATTAATTCAAGAGAGAATCACCATGTTCTCAGCAATATGCGGATTTGCTTTCTCAAGCAACAATGAGATGATGATTGGGTCAGCTTCAGTATGATGGTTTGATATAAGTACAACGTTGTGACCCTGCACCCAATTGTCTGACAATTAGATCCATAAAAAAGCCAGTTTAAACATGAAAGATTCAGCTAGTATTGCAAGCTTCCTAAGTCCCAGTTGCACGTAAAAGTTTCCCGAATGTTGAAAACTTAATATGACCACGTTTAGCTTATGCCAATacaaaattgaaaggaaaacaccATTAAACTTTCCTTCTGAATACTAATATATAACTTCAGCCTTGCttgcataaaaaaaatataaattaacatgatCTAAAGCTGatgaaaattaagaaattaaaataaaatggacacaaatttaacatacaaacctgttattttatttcttcctCAGATGCACGTTCTTGTTAGTTATTAATCAAAGAATATGCAAGTATTGTAGCATGCagaataaaaaatttcatcaacTTACTACCAAGTAGCTCTATGATGGATAAATCATGTTATGATTAACAGTACGTTTGTTCAAAAAGTAAATAATGACAATGACATCTTAGTGAAAAAGATGCTGGAGCAAAACTCGGTCTTATTTAGAGGAATCaagtaaaaggaaaaagaaaactgaGCATAGTCACCTGCTTAAGCTTCTCCTCTATTTCATAGAAAAGAGAAAGATTGCCAACATATGAATTTCTGCAAAGAACATAATACACGGATGTTAAGAgaagtgatttttttaattttaaaaaaaagagaccGAACATGTCCTTCAGtgattttaaatatgaataaCATAAATGTTATATGAAGCACATGAAAGAGGGTGAATAAGTTAAATATACAAAATACAtgcttctttttctttgcatttttgtCAATTCGGTTGATGATAAATAATCAAACATGAAGAAGAGAAAAACTACTAAAGACCCTATGAAACCCTCAatgaaaaaaacacaaaaaagaatGCACAAGATAAGAAACATGGAATAAGCTTAACCTTGGATGGTCTCAAATAGTAGCTAATAATTAAGAAAGAATTACAGTCCCTATTTcacttctctctctctctatatatatctATATCCATGAACCTTAAAGTTTATTACCATGGTTTACAAAAtagaattatgaaattttaaaaatacaaattcctTCAGCAAAGCATATGCTGAATTTTCAGGAagcttttacaaattaattgatATCAGCAGAGAAACCAATGAAACCAATGAATTCTTCCAATGAAACCAATATCAAACATGTCATAGACACTTAAAGCAGACAATCCAATTCTAACAGCAATTTCTGTTCTATCCTTCAAGCATGTGAGTTTTATAAATGCCAAGTCAGGCATATTATTCATTTATAACTATCATTCAAGAGTATCAATGTGCTTTGGCTTTGCGTTTCTTTCTTGTTTCAATTTCCTAGTTTACATATGTATGTGCCACTGGACTTGTTAAGTGAAGAATGAGAACCAAATTTTTGTCAATGACTGCAGGACATAAGACCAAGAGCATCAAAAGTTTCCAAACATGAAACAACTAATCTATATTAAGCAAGTCAGAAAATCAACGAGGTTATTGTTTTAGCTAACATAATTTCTTGAACAggggtaaattaaaattttacctttaAACAGTCGCCTACTGCTgtaaaataaacatcaaaataggTCCTAACATGAATATGACATATActgaataaaaaattatgtaaccAGCTAAAGAGCAGCTGGACATATACTGATTGTATGTATGTCCAGCTAAAGAGCAGCCAGAAAAACCCACAAGATATCCGCATATCAGAATTAAATAAATAGAGGAAGCAAAGTAACTTAAGAGGTTGCATCTCTATTAGTTAGAAGACACACAACAACAGTTAAcgtgttaaataaattaaaccaaTTAAATGATTCAATTTTAAGTAAAAGGATTAAGGCAAATTTCAATGATTCGATAAATTAAATTGAACTCCATTTGTATAAACTACATCAGCTGCTATTTCAGATTTATTAACGTTAACTTACCTAAATCCCATACTTGAAACTTGATGTTGTTGTATTGTACAACCTCTACATTAAACCCAATCGCTGcaaaaaaatagttcaaaaaaatGGTGCATCGAAGCTGTCAgtcatttagaaaaaaaatggaaacccAAAACAAGAATGATAAAGAACATTTCcacaatatgcatgtatatagGCATACATACATTCTCAGTCAATATGCATGGAAAAGCTTGTAATTAAAAACCAAACAATGTTTTAATTGGGACAGAAGCTACATGTATATAGGCATAAATGCAATAAAAacctcaaatgaaaaaaaaatgattaactAAACAGTATCATTAAGCATTTCCACAATGAATTTCAAAAGATTTGGCTCAAGAAAATTACCAACCTAAATTTATTGAAATGCAATGGACAAATTACAACAGGATTAACATTTATAAAGCATCTAAACTAAGTGATTATCCTGAATCATGGTACATCAACAATGCACCAAAGCCCCTAGAATACACAGCAACTTCAAGCACATATTAGAAACATTTCGACTGAGCtaaaagtgtaaaaaaaaaaaagattatgcaCAAAACTGATCTCTTGTGATGTCTTTATAACCAAGTGATTAAAAAGTTGCACATTACCCACGTCCAAGCCgattaaaagttaaaaaggaTAAGCTCTTAAACTGTTTTCCTATTTCCctgaaaaagagaagaaaaggtaAAGCAAGACTAACGAGACAATTACCATTTGAATTCAATGTGGTTAACAATCAGCAtaccaaagaacaaaagaatttaCCTTTGGAAAGTCAATTCCACAAGATATGTGAACCTTTGAAGCAGGGAAGGAAACCATAAAAGAATCATTTCTCGAAACATAAAATGGTTCACTCAAATATGGTGCCAATTTCTCAACATTGTTGCCACACCGATCCAAGGCCTCTTTTCTACCAACTTGTTCTATTGCCTCTACCCAAGCATTTGCAGACCCATCAAAAATAGGAACCTGTGTTAGTTAAAATTCCAATCATCACCATCTATAAAATTGTATGAAAAAAGAGACTCAGCTAAATTATTACAGTGTTTGTACATTATATGTTACATTAAACAGTTCTCTCTACAAATTCATTGACTATGTTTAAATCTCCTCGCTCATCCCTCAATCCAGAACGCATATCCTACAATATGGCCTTCAAAGGTTCTTTCCGGCTGTTAAATTGCAGCTTCATGCTTTTAGCTTGCTCCAAAGTTGTCTTGAAGTGAACGaacaattgaatatatatttGTTCCATGTAAAATGTAAAATCATGCATTTTATTATCCAACAATACCTTACAGGAAAAGTCGCTTTTCTtgcaaaaaggaaagaatgtgacAAAAGTAACAACCAAATGAATAACAAAACTTACaattttaagcaaattaaaaatcaattttgatATCCAAACAAAAATTATGGCACTAACCTCAACCTCAGTATCCTCAGAATCGAGACTTTGAATCTGAATTCTACAATTGTCAATGCCTTTAGCTTCCAAAGCCGAAAGCAAATGCTCGACGGTCCGAATCTTGTATCCGTCTTTGCAAAGAGAGGTACACAACAGTGATTCTCGAACAAAATCGATGGATGCAGGAATCAAATTTGAGTGAAACTCAAAGTACCTTCCTTGGCCGGTGAATCCCGGCCATATCTTTACCTTTGAAACCTTCCCCGACTGAAGTGTTTTTCCCGACAGTTCGATGCATCCCGCTAGGGTTTGTTGAAGCTTACCGGTCTGGGATCACAGTAGAAGTTAACGGAAATGGAGATCAGGTTAGGATGTTTTGGGAGTGAGGGAAAGTACCGTTTTCCATGAGATGAGATTGGAGGACTTGAATGAGTTAATCGCGGCGGAGAGATGCATGTTCTAGAGCGAAATGATACGAGGTTAAACTTACAGCTATGGCAAGATTTTCTTCTGGCGGGTTTTAaagttatgaaaatattaaaaaagcaTTGAACTTTTTCCctaaaaaaacaaattcaaaagCATTGAGTGATAGCTTGGATGACTTCCCATATTGTTGCAAATTCAAAAATAAAGGGAATCGGGGTATGGGGAGAAATGGTTCGGGAAAAATAAAAGGACTGTCGATTTGGGGAAATTGGGGGGAAACAGACTCTTGTTCGGCAACAGTTGTTTCTTCTCGTTCTTGTTCAACAACAgctgtttcttcttcttctgcaGACTTGAGCTTCCAAGTACCGTAAAGAGTTTTGCTGTTTTTgaaggataaggtcaagttatCGGAAGAAAAGGTGGAAACTTTGGTCTGAAAATGGATAGAATTTGGATAAAAGAAGAGGTTTTTGGGAGATTTAAAATGGGTTTTAGAGATTAAATGCAAAGGAGTTGAAAATgctgaaataaacaaaaacaaaaaattttaaaatatgaaaaaaaactttaaaaaactatattaatgataattttaataaattaaaattcatattatctcTTTTATTGTTAATCTGTTACATTAATTtgttacattaatttatttatttatcaatttttttaaaatataatatttaaatatatcaaatgatttaaatcatttaatctaaatttagattaaatatttttaaatataaaaacattaattaattgtataaaattttatcatttaacaaatctaaagtaaaccttaaatcctaaaccatttaataggtataaaattgatctattatctcttatataattgtaaaagagataataataattttaataattttaatatattaaaattaatattatctcttttacaattatataagaaattatttaatatataaattaaaaaataccaattaatctaaacccttaaTCCCTATCTCCTAAACcctgaatcataaaacataaaccctaaacccctaacccctcttttacaattatataaaaacttaattaatataggaattaaaaaaatactaattaatctaaaccttaaaccctaacccgacctcaaatctttaaaccctaaatcactaactcttaacccctaacccctaacccctaacctctaacccctaacccctaactactaacccttaaatcttatttaatatataaattaaaaaacactaattaatctagaccctaaatcctaaaccctaacccaaatccctaacccctaacccctacaccttattcaatataaattagaacacactaattaatctaaaccctaaactctaacctGACACTGAATTCATAAACCTTAAAACACTAACTCTTaatctctaacccctaacccctaaattacaacccttaaaccagaatccctaatccctaatccctaattccataatctataaaccttaaattTGTAACTCCTCAATCAGCCTTAAATCCCaaattaaccatataccctaaatcatataccttaaaccatatatattaaaccctaaactataatgataattaattaaatattttaaaattaatactatcgtatcttttacaatttaagttttatgatattttattttactcataatttaatatatttttctagtaaagtagtttaaataaactgtgattgaaaaataataataaatagctAGGAGTTAGGAATTAGGaattctctttaataaaaacattttgtattaaacaatattatttgttataatttaaatgtaaatttgaccaatatataataaatacaacgaaatatcaattttttcaacttataataaaaaaatataattgaaacattacttgagaatatatcaaagaatgagataattgagaatatatcaaaaacaggcattagtggcgcttcttcaaaaacgccgctaaaggtctgagcattagcggtgcttcttcaaaaacgccgctaaaggcccaagcattagcggcgcttcttcaaaaatgccgctaaaggcccgagcattagcggcgcttattcaAAAATGCCGTtaaaggcccgagcattagcggcgcttcttcaaaaacgccgctaaaggcccccAAAACTcaaaaaacggcgtcgttgggcttaggcttgttgcggcgcttttcaaaaaacgccgctaatgcttatttttagcggcgttttccaaaaagcgctgctaatgctcgcctttagcggcgtttttagaaaagcaccgctaatgcttgatttttagtggcgttttttgtccaaacgtcgctaaaaacgtcgctaaaagcctattttggtgtagtgtaaggactatattaaaaaaattaacaaaatgttGGGGAAATTATAAAATAGGGTTAGACAgttgtgtggctaggccgtgtgacatgTTGAGGCTGTTGGAAAAAATTTGgtttgaaaacagttttcttgcacaatgaaaaatcaaaattttgaaaatcaaccttatttgtgatatttatagcaataaccCTTAACCAAATTCGTACTTGTGTTTTTTGATAAGTGGATCTTTGAAGTTTTTCGGCTTTCAACTAAATGATCTTCTTCGCTATTCTCATTCCacaaactgcttcgagtgtgggctcgaaccaattgaatcgaaacatAGAACTAGAAAGAGTTTTCCTTTTGGGTGAAAATGGAAATTctttcttctttaatagaaatcagtaaaattgttattctgaaaaatatgtttataagttgagaataaattctctctaatTTTTAGTAGAATAACAATCTCATAAGAGTTGTGTAAAAAGCTCtatcggtgccatctatttataggaagagaaggtagaactctTGTAGAGTTGTATAGGTtcattttaaatagaaaaataacatcctacttagagtaggagagggGTGAATGACTCACCCTTGTATTTTTTTCTAGGGTTACCACCCCCTTCATGTTATATAAGGGGTTTTGGGACTTTTCTtctcatcaagcattcatatttataatcaatcaaaatcaaaacattaatgagctaacgttaacCAATTTCActtgtacatgccattataaccagaatcaaatcatccaaaattatcgatagaaccaatggataatgtgatatatctccaacaaacttccaactcaatcgagcttccgataatcatttcaatgcatcaaataattatacatattaccaataataattcaattccaataataaaacacacgcacatatatataatattcattaccaaataacattcacttcaattaaaattatacagaatatagttcatacgaacttactaggctaaattgcagaaataccaaaattcagggacattttggaaattttctatttttctcaaatttccacccaatcttgatctaaattaatacttcattcaatttactaatttaaataataaaacaattcatttcatgcaatttggtcactttttaacatttttacaaatttacccttaaagttttacttttattcaatttagtcctgagcctaaaacgtgcaaattatccatgctagttgaatatatatattcctcctcctcctctccattccacatccttaatttatataatatgcttataagtaacattatctatgattttactatttacttgtaaatttattcaaaattgtccatttgagtcatagccactaaattattttatcttgagctacagaactttaaattaagatctgctaattttccctgaaactagactcacatatcttctcaccataaaattttcagaatttttggtttagccaataagtacattttattctttaaactcacctctgttctgctgtctgacagttccgacccttcttcactaaaacttaattatatccttgtacagaattcggatgatatccccatttgtttctattgaaaatataatctttaaggattttaaacataaaaattataacccataatcatttttttttacaattttggatgattttccaaagtcagaacaggggaacccgaaatcattctgaccttgtctcacaaaatctattatatctcatgatttaaaattctattacttacaccatttcttctatgagaaactagactcagtaagctttaattccatatttttttcatcctctaatttcattttcacaatttatggtgatttttcaaagttaacctactattgctgtccaaaactattttagtgcaaaatgttaattactaagtttataacttccttattccctttctctataatatttcccatcactttcacttatttctcttcactaatatatcaagaacataagaatttatataagaaaactctactataacatcttttccatgctatttcaataatataaaacttaaaaatatattgaaatctcaaagttcttaccttgtcctattgatttcaacctttaacttgtttttctctctcctccagcttcaatttcttgaatccaacttgatattctagctccccatagtctcattattatctttctctcttgatggctatggaaattcttttgatttctaattgaaaatggtgaatttttttggtagaaggaccaaattataaagaaaggaaaactttctttcttctcttctcttctaacgtgaatTGCATGGGAAAGATGGTGGGTTGgttccttttcatctttctttccacttatatatactaaataataaaataaaaaataataaaatattatttaaaaatcaaattaaaatattaataaactaatattgatttatttaattaatctaaaatgaccattttgccctttttgatcttttaaaattccatcattgagtcattacttaatttggtaaaattacgatttagtccctgataattcttcacctattcaatttggtcctaattcatccattttccttagtttctagattatcccaaccttaaaatatttgcactattggtcttcaaaattttcttatttgcactttaacccctcaaattttgagtatttacccttggacaaaattttttttcccacttttgcgatttaatcctttcttgaattaatatgtcataatttaCTTCTTAGTgctgacataactcaaaattaccctttttatcactttatttccttattttactatatcaggaatattatcttactttcttctgtagtaattttcggggtattacattttttctatttcccagaataaactttaatatctacataataaaaaaattctcaCCCCAATTTCACactgtaaaattttgaaaattttacccagtaaaatttttatgattttactctggtaaaattttgagaaaattcgtCCAATATGTCACaaatcaacatgttcactatgactgaatgatttatttttactttcggaCTTCAACAcagtccaaaaacaaaaactcatccttccatcattttttaaggAATACTAAGGGGTTTCATCTAAAACAAATAAATTCTCATCTGAGAATGCatcgacaatttgaagtatgtttccatCTTCGCTGCCAACTTCCAATCAAGATAGATGGTCTGCAACTTGATTTTCTGAACCCTTACGATCTTTTATCTCGATGTAGAATTCTTGCAACTGTAGGATCCAGCGTATCAATCTTGGTTTTGTATCCTTCTTCGCAAAAAGATATCTCAACACTGAGTGATCAGTAAATACGGTAACATTTGCGCCGATAAGATAAGAACGAAACATATCTAAAGCAAAAACTACAATAaacaattctttctctgtagTGGTATAGTTAATttgagcctctgtaagagttttgctatcataatagatggcgtgaaatatttttcccttaaGTTGTCTTAGAACAACATCCACAGCAAAGtcgcttgcatcgcacataacttcaaaaggttgagaccaatcggGTGTAACGACAATGGGTGCATTTACTAGCTGCGTCTTCAATTGAATGAATGCATCCAGACATGCATCGTCAAAGAAGAATTTTCGATTCTGTTCCAGCAATAAGCATAAAggttttgaaattttcaaaaaatctctAGTAAATCTTCGGTAAAACCCTGCATGCCCAAGAAAATTGGaaatacctttcacatttgtcggtggaggtaatttttcaataatttccaCTTTATCTTTGCCGACTTAAATTCCTCTACGAGAGATACGAtggcctaacacaatgccttatgttgccatgaaatgacatttttctcaatttagaacaagatgtgtgtcttcacatcgctgcaatactttatccaaattttCAGCGCAATGATCAAAATTATTCCCATAAATTAAGAAATCATCCGTAAACACCTCTAAAGAGTCTTCAATCATATCCAAAATATTGCTATCATGCATCTCTAAAATGTAGCTGGTGTGTTGCAAAGATTGAAACGCATTCATCGAAAAGTGAAAGTACAAAAGGGACAAGTGAAGGTAGTTTTTTCTTGATCCTCCAGTGCAATAGCAATCTGATTATATTCATAATAGCCGTCTAAGAAGCAGTAATAGGCTTTTCCAGCAAGCCTATCCAATATTTGGTCAATGAAAGAAAGTGGGAAGTGGTCTTTCCTTGTGACCGTATTAAGTTTGTGATAATCCATACAGACTCGCCATCTCGTAGGAATGCATGTAGGAATTAATTCGTCTTTGTCATTGCTAACCATAGTGATGCAACTCTTCTTAGGAATGCATTGCACTGGAGCCCAAGTGCTATCAgcaatagggtaaataattccagcatcaagccattttataatttctttcttaacaacttcttttattttctcgtttaatcttcttttttgctaaattgattgcttgccttcatcttccaacttgatcttgtgcatgtAAAAAGATGGACTAATGCCTCGGATATCGACAATACTCCATGAAGTAGCTTgtttatgttgcttaagaatatagaccaatttctcttcttgagttacatctAGTATTGCGGAGACAATAACTAGAGGAGTATTATTATCACTAAGAAATATGTATTTAAGATGAGTAGGTAGTGGTTTCAAATCCAGAGTAGGAGCTTCGTCGATAGATGGCTTGAAAATTAGAGCTTTTCTATTGGTTAAATCTAATTATTCGGTCTGCCTTCCATGCTTGAGTTCAAtattattagcttcaaccatgcTATCTCAATCATCTAAGAATTCATCATCCGATGTCATTGCAAACTCCTCAGAAAGTATTGTGCTTTGGTAATTGAATTCTTCCATAATTAGATCGTCTAACACA is a window of Gossypium hirsutum isolate 1008001.06 chromosome D08, Gossypium_hirsutum_v2.1, whole genome shotgun sequence DNA encoding:
- the LOC107909287 gene encoding probable UDP-3-O-acyl-N-acetylglucosamine deacetylase 1, mitochondrial isoform X1 gives rise to the protein MHLSAAINSFKSSNLISWKTTGKLQQTLAGCIELSGKTLQSGKVSKVKIWPGFTGQGRYFEFHSNLIPASIDFVRESLLCTSLCKDGYKIRTVEHLLSALEAKGIDNCRIQIQSLDSEDTEVEVPIFDGSANAWVEAIEQVGRKEALDRCGNNVEKLAPYLSEPFYVSRNDSFMVSFPASKVHISCGIDFPKVNSFVLWYADC
- the LOC107909287 gene encoding probable UDP-3-O-acyl-N-acetylglucosamine deacetylase 1, mitochondrial isoform X2; amino-acid sequence: MHLSAAINSFKSSNLISWKTTGKLQQTLAGCIELSGKTLQSGKVSKVKIWPGFTGQGRYFEFHSNLIPASIDFVRESLLCTSLCKDGYKIRTVEHLLSALEAKGIDNCRIQIQSLDSEDTEVEVPIFDGSANAWVEAIEQVGRKEALDRCGNNVEKLAPYLSEPFYVSRNDSFMVSFPASKVHISCGIDFPKGNRKTV
- the LOC107909287 gene encoding probable UDP-3-O-acyl-N-acetylglucosamine deacetylase 1, mitochondrial isoform X3 encodes the protein MHLSAAINSFKSSNLISWKTTGKLQQTLAGCIELSGKTLQSGKVSKVKIWPGFTGQGRYFEFHSNLIPASIDFVRESLLCTSLCKDGYKIRTVEHLLSALEAKGIDNCRIQIQSLDSEDTEVEVPIFDGSANAWVEAIEQVGRKEALDRCGNNVEKLAPYLSEPFYVSRNDSFMVSFPASKVHISCGIDFPKRLGLM